The following proteins are encoded in a genomic region of Schistocerca serialis cubense isolate TAMUIC-IGC-003099 chromosome 9, iqSchSeri2.2, whole genome shotgun sequence:
- the LOC126419061 gene encoding cuticle protein 19-like, whose protein sequence is MACKALVVAAAVALLATATSGYPGYAEGGYGHNVQLDYHAPAKYDFEYAVHDPHTGDVKQQSESRHGDVVQGHYSLVEPGGALRTVHYSADPHSGFRAVVSRPGPHGHPEVTYHGHGHH, encoded by the exons GTCGTGGCAGCAGCAGTTGCACTCCTGGCGACGGCGACGAGCGGCTACCCCGGCTACGCAGAGGGCGGCTACGGGCACAACGTGCAGCTCGACTACCAT GCGCCGGCCAAGTACGACTTCGAGTACGCGGTGCACGACCCGCACACGGGCGACGTGAAGCAGCAGTCGGAGTCTCGGCACGGCGACGTGGTGCAGGGCCACTACTCGCTGGTGGAGCCGGGCGGCGCGCTGCGCACCGTCCACTACTCGGCCGACCCGCACTCGGGCTTCCGCGCCGTGGTGTCGCGGCCGGGCCCGCACGGACACCCCGAGGTCACCTACCACGGGCACGGCCACCACTGA